A genomic stretch from Etheostoma cragini isolate CJK2018 chromosome 8, CSU_Ecrag_1.0, whole genome shotgun sequence includes:
- the dnaja2b gene encoding dnaJ homolog subfamily A member 2b — translation MANVVDTKLYDILGVSPSASENELKKAYRKLAKEYHPDKNPDAGDKFKEISFAYEVLTNPEKKELYDRYGEQGLREGGGGGPGMDDIFSHIFGGGLFGFMGGQGRGRNGGRRRGDDMVHPLKVSLEDLYNGKTTKLQLSKNVLCAACNGQGGKAGAVQKCVACRGRGMRIMIRQLAPGMVQQMQSVCTDCNGEGEVINEKDRCRKCEGHKVSKETKLLEVHVDKGMRHGQKITFTGEADQAPGIEPGDIVLVLQEKEHEEFRRDGSDLHIVQRIGLVEALCGFQMTVAHLDGRQLLVKYPPGKVIEPGSIRMVKGEGMPQYRNPFEKGDLYVKFDVQFPENNWISPEKLNELECLLPARAENPVIAADAEEVDLTEFDKSQGSGSGARREAYNDSSDEEGGHHGPGVQCAHQ, via the exons ATGGCGAACGTTGTGGACACTAAGCTATACGACATCCTCGGGGTTTCACCGTCTGCTTCTGAAAATGAACTAAAAAAG GCCTACCGCAAGTTGGCCAAAGAGTACCATCCTGACAAGAACCCAGATGCTGGAGACAAG tttaAAGAGATCAGTTTTGCATATGAGGTACTGACAAACCCAGAAAAGAAGGAGCTCTATGATCGCTATGGAGAACAGGGGCTACGGGAGGGAGGAGGCGGTGGGCCTGGCATGGACGATATCTTCTCTCATATTTTTGGCGGAGGACTGTTTGGGTTCATGGGGGGACAGGGCAGAGGACGCAATGGaggcaggaggagaggagatgacaTGGTACACCCCTTGAA AGTTTCTCTTGAAGACCTCTACAATGGCAAAACCACCAAACTGCAGCTCAGTAAGAATGTGCTCTGTGCTGCATGTAATGG TCAGGGCGGTAAGGCAGGAGCAGTGCAGAAGTGTGTGGCATGCAGAGGACGAGGTATGAGAATCATGATTAGACAGCTGGCCCCTGGAATGGTTCAACAAATGCAGTCAGTCTGCACAGACTGCAATGGAGAGG GTGAGGTGATAAATGAGAAGGACCGCTGCAGAAAGTGTGAAGGTCATAAGGTGAGTAAGGAAACTAAGCTTCTGGAGGTGCATGTGGACAAAGGCATGAGACATGGACAGAAGATCACATTCACTGGGGAAGCTGACCAAGCACCAGGCATCGAACCAGGAGATATAGTCCTTGTGCTGCAAGAGAAAGAACATGAG GAATTCCGCCGTGATGGCAGTGACCTTCACATTGTCCAACGTATCGGCCTGGTTGAGGCTCTGTGTGGCTTCCAGATGACGGTTGCACACCTTGATGGACGTCAGTTGCTTGTTAAATATCCACCTGGCAAGGTCATCGAGCCAG gtTCTATTCGAATGGTGAAGGGAGAGGGAATGCCTCAGTACAGAAACCCATTTGAGAAGGGAGACCTTTATGTGAAGTTTGACGTCCAGTTTCCTGAAAACAACTGGATTAGCCccgaaaaactaaat GAACTTGAGTGCTTGCTGCCTGCTCGTGCTGAGAATCCTGTTATTGCAGCCGATGCAGAGGAAGTTGACCTGACAGAATTTGACAAGAGTCAAGGGTCAGGTAGTGGAGCCAGGAGAGAGGCCTACAATGATAGTTCTGATGAGGAAGGGGGCCATCATGGCCCAGGGGTGCAGTGCGCACACCAATAG